From Coffea arabica cultivar ET-39 chromosome 9c, Coffea Arabica ET-39 HiFi, whole genome shotgun sequence, one genomic window encodes:
- the LOC113707735 gene encoding probable hexosyltransferase MUCI70 isoform X3 has product MGLVRPPHRCPIPVADDPNTVVIPKRGSPERFVQSLSYIMEDDMASHRSESPPLFGGHQTWKQRDKSFKVKPTMKVHCGFMKNGGAEMDPKDIEYSKKCRFVVASGIFDGYDLPYQPSNISQRSRKLFCFLMVVDEESYKFIKGNVTVRKDEAGGQWVGIWRLVLLKHPPYDEPRRNGKVPKILTHRLFPHAQYSIWIDGKMELIVDPLLILERYLWRGKHTFAIAQHKHHRSVYEEADANKRRKRYARPLIDLHMRIYRYEGMEPWNPKKGTLSDVPEGAVIIREHTAMNNLFSCLWFNEVNLLTPRDQLSFGYVVYRLGGLFKFFMFPNCEYNSIFILHPHIREHSSPIEWVKTLEEFEKDPSLKETRGGLGLWNPYPGNLDLVVLPPVARTSKAG; this is encoded by the exons ATGGGTCTTGTTAGACCACCACACC GCTGTCCAATTCCTGTCGCTGATGACCCTAATACTGTAGTAATTCCAAAAAGAGGATCCCCTGAGAGATTTGTTCAAAGTTTATCCTATATAATGGAAGATGACATGGCTAGTCATAGATCTGAATCGCCTCCTCTCTTTGGAGGACATCAGACCTGGAAACAAAGAGATAAAAGCTTCAAAGTAAAGCCTACGATGAAG GTGCATTGTGGTTTTATGAAAAATGGTGGTGCAGAAATGGACCCAAAGGATATCGAATATTCCAAGAAGTGTCGATTTGTTGTTGCATCTGGTATATTTGATGGATATGATCTACCTTATCAACCATCCAATATAAGCCAGCGCTCGAGGAAGCTATTTTGTTTTCTGATGGTGGTGGATGAAGAATCTTATAAGTTTATCAAGGGAAATGTTACAGTTAGAAAGGATGAGGCTGGTGGGCAGTGGGTGGGTATCTGGCGTCTAGTTCTGCTGAAGCATCCGCCTTATGATGAGCCCAGGAGGAATGGAAAGGTTCCAAAGATATTAACCCACCGACTATTTCCTCATGCACAATACAGCATATGGATTGATGGTAAAATGGAGCTTATAGTTGATCCGTTGCTAATTTTAGAAAG ATATCTATGGCGGGGGAAGCACACATTTGCAATTGCACAGCACAAGCATCATAGAAGTGTATATGAGGAGGCTGATGCTAATAAACGTAGAAAGCGATATGCTCGTCCTCTTATAGATCTCCACATGAGAATTTACCGCTATGAGGGGATGGAGCCATGGAATCCAAAGAAAGGCACTTTGAGTG ATGTGCCTGAAGGAGCCGTTATCATTCGCGAACATACTGCTATGAATAATTTGTTTAGTTGCTTATGGTTTAATGAGGTTAACCTCCTTACGCCAAGAGATCAGCTGAGCTTTGGCTATGTTGTTTACAGGTTGGGAGGtctcttcaaattttttatgttcCCAAACTGTGAATACAACTCAATTTTTATTCTGCACCCACACATTCGGGAACATTCGTCCCCAATAGAGTGGGTGAAAACATTAGAGGAGTTTGAGAAAGACCCTAGCTTGAAAGAGACTAGGGGAGGATTAGGCTTGTGGAACCCTTATCCTGGGAATCTTGATTTGGTTGTGCTACCACCTGTAGCTAGAACATCAAAAGCAGGATAA
- the LOC113707735 gene encoding probable hexosyltransferase MUCI70 isoform X1, which yields MDNDFQRSVSLRASRRPDRINLSYQKGGGGNSAPDFSMKIIWKKGFIRLVLVAGIIWMLLILSALLFHIWSCQSSLAFFSAFCNKDSKVFDKLYTMGLVRPPHRCPIPVADDPNTVVIPKRGSPERFVQSLSYIMEDDMASHRSESPPLFGGHQTWKQRDKSFKVKPTMKVHCGFMKNGGAEMDPKDIEYSKKCRFVVASGIFDGYDLPYQPSNISQRSRKLFCFLMVVDEESYKFIKGNVTVRKDEAGGQWVGIWRLVLLKHPPYDEPRRNGKVPKILTHRLFPHAQYSIWIDGKMELIVDPLLILERYLWRGKHTFAIAQHKHHRSVYEEADANKRRKRYARPLIDLHMRIYRYEGMEPWNPKKGTLSDVPEGAVIIREHTAMNNLFSCLWFNEVNLLTPRDQLSFGYVVYRLGGLFKFFMFPNCEYNSIFILHPHIREHSSPIEWVKTLEEFEKDPSLKETRGGLGLWNPYPGNLDLVVLPPVARTSKAG from the exons ATGGACAATGATTTTCAACGTTCCGTTTCATTACGGGCCAGTCGTAGGCCGGACCGAATTAATTTATCCTACCAGAAAG GTGGTGGTGGGAACTCAGCGccagatttctcaatgaagattATATGGAAGAAGGGTTTTATTAGATTGGTGTTGGTGGCTGGGATTATTTGGATGCTACTTATTCTTTCTGCTTTACTGTTTCATATTTGGTCTTGTCAATCttctcttgctttcttttcAG CTTTTTGTAACAAAGATAGCAAGGTATTCGACAAGCTATACACAATGGGTCTTGTTAGACCACCACACC GCTGTCCAATTCCTGTCGCTGATGACCCTAATACTGTAGTAATTCCAAAAAGAGGATCCCCTGAGAGATTTGTTCAAAGTTTATCCTATATAATGGAAGATGACATGGCTAGTCATAGATCTGAATCGCCTCCTCTCTTTGGAGGACATCAGACCTGGAAACAAAGAGATAAAAGCTTCAAAGTAAAGCCTACGATGAAG GTGCATTGTGGTTTTATGAAAAATGGTGGTGCAGAAATGGACCCAAAGGATATCGAATATTCCAAGAAGTGTCGATTTGTTGTTGCATCTGGTATATTTGATGGATATGATCTACCTTATCAACCATCCAATATAAGCCAGCGCTCGAGGAAGCTATTTTGTTTTCTGATGGTGGTGGATGAAGAATCTTATAAGTTTATCAAGGGAAATGTTACAGTTAGAAAGGATGAGGCTGGTGGGCAGTGGGTGGGTATCTGGCGTCTAGTTCTGCTGAAGCATCCGCCTTATGATGAGCCCAGGAGGAATGGAAAGGTTCCAAAGATATTAACCCACCGACTATTTCCTCATGCACAATACAGCATATGGATTGATGGTAAAATGGAGCTTATAGTTGATCCGTTGCTAATTTTAGAAAG ATATCTATGGCGGGGGAAGCACACATTTGCAATTGCACAGCACAAGCATCATAGAAGTGTATATGAGGAGGCTGATGCTAATAAACGTAGAAAGCGATATGCTCGTCCTCTTATAGATCTCCACATGAGAATTTACCGCTATGAGGGGATGGAGCCATGGAATCCAAAGAAAGGCACTTTGAGTG ATGTGCCTGAAGGAGCCGTTATCATTCGCGAACATACTGCTATGAATAATTTGTTTAGTTGCTTATGGTTTAATGAGGTTAACCTCCTTACGCCAAGAGATCAGCTGAGCTTTGGCTATGTTGTTTACAGGTTGGGAGGtctcttcaaattttttatgttcCCAAACTGTGAATACAACTCAATTTTTATTCTGCACCCACACATTCGGGAACATTCGTCCCCAATAGAGTGGGTGAAAACATTAGAGGAGTTTGAGAAAGACCCTAGCTTGAAAGAGACTAGGGGAGGATTAGGCTTGTGGAACCCTTATCCTGGGAATCTTGATTTGGTTGTGCTACCACCTGTAGCTAGAACATCAAAAGCAGGATAA
- the LOC113707901 gene encoding uncharacterized protein gives MDIEIDHYVVLGLPSEEEGARLSEKEISKAYRLKALELHPDKRPDDPNAHANFQKLKTSYEILKDEKARKLFDDLVRIRKEKIQRQSRQDTKRRKMMSDLEERERAAFAVDPELRAREEEDRIARKLKDEIARIRSMFTNKASSAMPTPTPQKDTSKSPQRNTGDGGKTVDKGKVLKVSWEKVGEDYSAHRLREIFQGFGEVEDVVIKSSKKKGSALVVMASNDAAVAAVGNVLGSLSNPLLVLPLKPAQTTPVFSCAQDGVEPDEPKLNNLVGAGYQAFEDSVLEKLRKAAQKQK, from the exons atggatATTGAAATAGATCACTATGTCGTATTGGGCCTGCCATCGGAGGAAGAAGGGGCAAGACTCAGTGagaaagaaatttcaaaggcataTCGATTGAAGGCGTTGGAGTTACATCCTGATAAGAGACCCGATGATCCAAATGCCCATGCTAATTTCCAAAAGCTGAAGACGTCATATGAGATTCTCAAGGATgaaaaagcaaggaaattaTTTGATGATTTGGTTCGTATAAGGAAAGAGAAGATTCAACGCCAATCCCGACAGGATACTAAGCGACGGAAAATGATGTCTGATCTTGAAGAAAGGGAACGAGCTGCCTTTGCTGTTGACCCTGAGTTGAGAGCTCGAGAAGAGGAGGATAGAATTGCTAGGAAGTTGAAAGATGAGATTGCCAGAATTCGTTCAATGTTCACTAACAAGGCATCTTCTGCTATGCCTACCCCTACCCCTCAAAAGGATACATCTAAATCGCCACAGAGAAATACTGGTGATGGAGGGAAAACTGTAGATAAAGGGAAGGTGCTTAAGGTGTCATGGGAAAAGGTCGGTGAAGATTATAGTGCTCATAGATTGAGGGAAATTTTTCAAGGGTTTGGTGAGGTTGAAGATGTGGTTATTAAGAGTTCTAAGAAGAAAGGCTCAGCCCTTGTTGTGATGGCTTCCAACGATGCAGCT GTTGCTGCTGTAGGAAATGTCTTAGGCAGTTTATCCAATCCGTTACTAGTTTTGCCGCTTAAACCAGCTCAAACTACTCCTGTATTCTCTTGTGCCCAGGATGGTGTGGAACCTGATGAACCAAAACTCAATAATTTAGTGGGTGCTGGATATCAGGCCTTTGAAGATTCAGTGCTAGAGAAATTGAGAAAG GCTGCTCAGAAGCAGAAGTAA
- the LOC113707736 gene encoding V-type proton ATPase subunit B2: protein MGVAQNNIDMEEGTLEIGMEYRTVSGVAGPLVILEKVKGPKYQEIVNIRLGNGTTRRGQVLEVDGEKAVVQVFEGTSGIDNKFTTVQFTGEVLKTPVSLDMLGRIFNGSGKPIDNGPPILPEAYLDISGNSINPSERTYPEEMIQTGISTIDVMNSIARGQKIPLFSAAGLPHNEIAAQICRQAGLVKRLEKSDNLLEDVEEDNFAIVFAAMGVNMETAQFFKRDFEENGSMERVTLFLNLANDPTIERIITPRIALTTAEYLAYECGKHVLVILTDMSSYADALREVSAAREEVPGRRGYPGYMYTDLATIYERAGRIEGRKGSITQIPILTMPNDDITHPTPDLTGYITEGQIYIDRQLHNRQIYPPINVLPSLSRLMKSAIGEGMTRRDHADVSNQLYANYAIGKDVQAMKAVVGEEALSSEDLLYLEFLDKFERKFVAQGAYDTRNIFQSLDLAWTLLRIFPRELLHRIPAKTLDQYYSRESAN from the exons ATGGGCGTGGCACAAAACAATATCGATATGGAGGAGGGAACTCTGGAGATTGGCATGG AATACCGAACAGTCTCTGGAGTTGCTGGGCCGTTGGTTATTCTTGAGAAAGTCAAG GGACCTAAATACCAGGAGATTGTTAATATTCGTTTAGGAAATGGAACTACTCGGCGTGGACAAGTCTTGGAAGTAGATGGGGAGAAAGCAGTTGTTCAG GTTTTTGAAGGAACTTCTGGAATCGATAATAAGTTCACAACTGTACAGTTTACAGGCGAG GTTTTAAAAACTCCTGTCTCACTGGATATGCTTGGGCGCATATTTAATGGTTCTGGGAAGCCTATTGACAATGGCCCTCCTATTTTGcctgaagcttacttggatatttCTGGCAA TTCCATCAATCCTAGTGAGAGAACATATCCTGAGGAAATGATACAGACTGGGATTTCTACAATTGATGTCATGAACTCAATTGCTAGGGGACAAAAAATTCCGCTTTTCTCAGCTGCTGGTCTCCCGCATAATGAAATTGCAGCCCAGATCTGTCGTCAGGCTGGTTTGGTGAAGCGATTGGAGAAATCTGACAATCTTCTTGAG GATGTAGAAGAGGACAATTTTGCAATTGTCTTTGCAGCTATGGGAGTGAACATGGAGACAGCACAGTTTTTTAAACGTGATTTTGAGGAAAATGGATCTATGGAGAGAGTGACTCTCTTCCTAAACCTG GCAAATGATCCTACAATAGAACGTATCATTACTCCTCGGATTGCTCTGACCACTGCTGAATATCTGGCATATGAATGTGGGAAGCATGTCCTTGTCATCTTGACTGATATGAGTTCTTATGCTGATGCTCTTCGTGAG GTTTCTGCTGCCCGAGAAGAAGTACCTGGAAGACGTGGCTATCCTGGTTATATGTATACTGATCTGGCAACCATTTATGAGCGTGCCGGACGTATTGAAGGGCGAAAAGGATCTATTACTCAAATTCCTATCTTGACTATGCCCAATGATg ATATTACACATCCAACTCCAGATCTTACAGGTTACATCACAGAGGGGCAGATATATATTGACAGGCAGCTTCACAATAGGCAG ATATATCCTCCAATCAATGTACTTCCTTCGTTGTCTCGTTTAATGAAG AGTGCCATCGGTGAAGGGATGACTCGCCGGGATCATGCTGATGTGTCCAACCAG CTGTACGCAAATTATGCAATTGGGAAGGATGTGCAGGCAATGAAAGCTGTGGTTGGAGAAGAAGCTCTTTCTTCTGAGGATCTG CTGTACCTGGAGTTCCTTGACAAATTTGAGAGGAAGTTTGTTGCTCAAGGAGCATATGATACCAGGAACATTTTCCAGTCACTTGATTTAGCATGGACCTTGCTCCGCATCTTTCCACGCGAGCTTCTCCACCGCATTCCGGCGAAGACGCTTGACCAATACTACAGTAGAGAGTCAGCTAATTGA
- the LOC113707735 gene encoding probable hexosyltransferase MUCI70 isoform X2: MKIIWKKGFIRLVLVAGIIWMLLILSALLFHIWSCQSSLAFFSAFCNKDSKVFDKLYTMGLVRPPHRCPIPVADDPNTVVIPKRGSPERFVQSLSYIMEDDMASHRSESPPLFGGHQTWKQRDKSFKVKPTMKVHCGFMKNGGAEMDPKDIEYSKKCRFVVASGIFDGYDLPYQPSNISQRSRKLFCFLMVVDEESYKFIKGNVTVRKDEAGGQWVGIWRLVLLKHPPYDEPRRNGKVPKILTHRLFPHAQYSIWIDGKMELIVDPLLILERYLWRGKHTFAIAQHKHHRSVYEEADANKRRKRYARPLIDLHMRIYRYEGMEPWNPKKGTLSDVPEGAVIIREHTAMNNLFSCLWFNEVNLLTPRDQLSFGYVVYRLGGLFKFFMFPNCEYNSIFILHPHIREHSSPIEWVKTLEEFEKDPSLKETRGGLGLWNPYPGNLDLVVLPPVARTSKAG, translated from the exons atgaagattATATGGAAGAAGGGTTTTATTAGATTGGTGTTGGTGGCTGGGATTATTTGGATGCTACTTATTCTTTCTGCTTTACTGTTTCATATTTGGTCTTGTCAATCttctcttgctttcttttcAG CTTTTTGTAACAAAGATAGCAAGGTATTCGACAAGCTATACACAATGGGTCTTGTTAGACCACCACACC GCTGTCCAATTCCTGTCGCTGATGACCCTAATACTGTAGTAATTCCAAAAAGAGGATCCCCTGAGAGATTTGTTCAAAGTTTATCCTATATAATGGAAGATGACATGGCTAGTCATAGATCTGAATCGCCTCCTCTCTTTGGAGGACATCAGACCTGGAAACAAAGAGATAAAAGCTTCAAAGTAAAGCCTACGATGAAG GTGCATTGTGGTTTTATGAAAAATGGTGGTGCAGAAATGGACCCAAAGGATATCGAATATTCCAAGAAGTGTCGATTTGTTGTTGCATCTGGTATATTTGATGGATATGATCTACCTTATCAACCATCCAATATAAGCCAGCGCTCGAGGAAGCTATTTTGTTTTCTGATGGTGGTGGATGAAGAATCTTATAAGTTTATCAAGGGAAATGTTACAGTTAGAAAGGATGAGGCTGGTGGGCAGTGGGTGGGTATCTGGCGTCTAGTTCTGCTGAAGCATCCGCCTTATGATGAGCCCAGGAGGAATGGAAAGGTTCCAAAGATATTAACCCACCGACTATTTCCTCATGCACAATACAGCATATGGATTGATGGTAAAATGGAGCTTATAGTTGATCCGTTGCTAATTTTAGAAAG ATATCTATGGCGGGGGAAGCACACATTTGCAATTGCACAGCACAAGCATCATAGAAGTGTATATGAGGAGGCTGATGCTAATAAACGTAGAAAGCGATATGCTCGTCCTCTTATAGATCTCCACATGAGAATTTACCGCTATGAGGGGATGGAGCCATGGAATCCAAAGAAAGGCACTTTGAGTG ATGTGCCTGAAGGAGCCGTTATCATTCGCGAACATACTGCTATGAATAATTTGTTTAGTTGCTTATGGTTTAATGAGGTTAACCTCCTTACGCCAAGAGATCAGCTGAGCTTTGGCTATGTTGTTTACAGGTTGGGAGGtctcttcaaattttttatgttcCCAAACTGTGAATACAACTCAATTTTTATTCTGCACCCACACATTCGGGAACATTCGTCCCCAATAGAGTGGGTGAAAACATTAGAGGAGTTTGAGAAAGACCCTAGCTTGAAAGAGACTAGGGGAGGATTAGGCTTGTGGAACCCTTATCCTGGGAATCTTGATTTGGTTGTGCTACCACCTGTAGCTAGAACATCAAAAGCAGGATAA